The Vampirovibrio chlorellavorus genome includes the window GCGGGCTCAACACCCAGAAAGAAAGCGGCAAACAGAAAAATAACGATATTGAGGATGAGAATGACGTCACCGACGCGCAGGATATGGGTGGCTTTGCTGATGAGCAGGGCGGCAATTTCTGTGCCATCCAGCACCGCCCCGCCCCGAATGGTGAGTCCAATGCCCGCCCCGATAAAAAATCCCCCAAAAATCGCGGTGAGCAGTTTATCCGGGGTGACATCGGGAAAGGTCACAAAGGCCAGACAAAGGGCCAGACCGGCAATCGCCAGGGCGCTTTTTACGGCAAAGCGCCAACCCATCTGGCGAAAGGCAAGCAGGATAAAGGGCAGGTTGATGAGGGGAATCAGAATGGCCAGCGGGATGGAGAAAATTTTGGCCAGCAGCATGGAGACGCCGGTCACTCCTCCGTCAATGAAGTGGCTGGACAGCAAAAAGCCTTTTAGTCCAAAGGCGGCACAAAAAATACCGCCCAGAATCAGTAAAATATCTGTACCAAGCCGAACACTTCTGCTCATTTTCATCATTAGACCAACCTTCCGGGGATGTTTGGAGACCTTGCCGACCGAGTGACTGGACTCTTAATGGGCTCTATCGCTTCAACAAT containing:
- a CDS encoding YitT family protein — encoded protein: MKMSRSVRLGTDILLILGGIFCAAFGLKGFLLSSHFIDGGVTGVSMLLAKIFSIPLAILIPLINLPFILLAFRQMGWRFAVKSALAIAGLALCLAFVTFPDVTPDKLLTAIFGGFFIGAGIGLTIRGGAVLDGTEIAALLISKATHILRVGDVILILNIVIFLFAAFFLGVEPALYSVLTYLAASRTIDFILHGLEEFTGITIISLQNEAIRQAIVRDLKRSVTVYQGRRGSSNEAQDILFCVVTRLEIALIKNAARDIDENAFIMMHTLSDVEGGVVKKSRFH